A single genomic interval of Helicoverpa armigera isolate CAAS_96S chromosome 13, ASM3070526v1, whole genome shotgun sequence harbors:
- the LOC110376170 gene encoding synaptotagmin 1 isoform X1 — protein sequence MSPLLDTLLRWRREAGPETADEITTPTSKNNTSTEPPMPITSSTVPPTQESIGEKTAEIARKMNIEPWQLVAILVGVGVVVLGICFCCIRRCFRKRRSKDGKKGMKGVDLKSVQLLGSAYKEKVQPDMEELTENAEEPDDGDSKKEEQKLGKLQYKLEYDFNSNSLSVTVIQAEELPALDMGGTSDPYVKVYLLPDKKKKFETKVHRKTLSPVFNETFVFKNVPYADAMNKTLVFAIFDFDRFSKHDQIGEVKVPLCQVDLAQTIEEWRELQSVEGEGGQDNKLGDICFSLRYVPTAGKLTVVILEAKNLKKMDVGGLSDPYVKIALMQNGKRLKKKKTSIKKCTLNPYYNESFTFEVPFEQIQKVNLVITVVDYDRIGTSEPIGKVVLGYNASGTELRHWSDMLASPRRPIAQWHTLKDPDDGEKKD from the exons ATGTCGCCGCTGCTTGATACGCTGCTGCGGTGGCGGCGCGAGGCGGGCCCCGAGACGGCGGACGAAATAACTACGCCTACATCGAAGAACAACA CAAGTACAGAACCTCCGATGCCGATAACATCGTCGACCGTGCCTCCGACGCAGGAGAGCATCGGAGAGAAGACAGCGGAGATAGCTCGCAAGATGAACATAGAACCTTGGCAGCTGGTGGCCATACTTGTCG GTGTGGGAGTGGTGGTCCTCGGAATATGCTTCTGCTGCATCAGACGGTGTTTCCGCAAGCGACGCTCCAAGGATGGCAAAAAGGGAATGAAAGGTGTCGACCTAAAATCCGTCCAGCTTCTTGGTTCCGCTTACAAGGAGAAG GTTCAGCCTGACATGGAGGAGCTCACGGAGAATGCGGAGGAACCGGATGACGGCGACTCCAAGAAAGAGGAACAGAAGCTAGGAAAACTCCAGTACAAG CTGGAATATGATTTTAACAGCAACAGTTTGTCTGTTACTGTTATTCAAGCCGAAGAACTCCCTGCCCTAGACATGGGCGGTACGTCTGACCCCTACGTTAAAGTTTACTTACTCCCTgacaagaagaagaagtttGAAACGAAAGTTCATCGGAAGACTCTAAGTCCCGTTTTCAACGAAACATTTGTGTTCAAG AACGTGCCGTACGCTGATGCGATGAACAAGACTCTTGTGTTCGCCATCTTTGACTTCGATCGGTTCTCAAAACATGACCAGATCGGTGAGGTGAAGGTGCCGCTGTGCCAGGTCGACTTGGCACAGACTATCGAGGAGTGGCGCGAGCTGCAGAGTGTTGAAGGCGAAGGGGGGCAG GACAACAAGTTGGGAGACATTTGTTTCTCATTGCGTTATGTACCGACGGCCGGGAAACTGACAGTTGTCATTTTGGAAGCTAAGAACTTGAAGAAAATGGACGTGGGCGGTCTATCAG ATCCGTACGTAAAGATAGCACTCATGCAAAATGGCAAACGTCTCAAGAAGAAGAAAACGAGCATCAAGAAATGCACACTGAATCCCTATTACAACGAGTCATTTACTTTTGAAGTACCATTCGAACAGATACAG AAAGTTAACCTAGTGATCACCGTGGTGGACTACGATCGCATCGGCACTTCGGAGCCTATCGGCAAGGTGGTGCTGGGCTACAACGCGTCAGGCACCGAGCTCCGCCACTGGTCCGACATGCTGGCCAGCCCGAGGCGCCCCATCGCGCAATGGCACACACTCAAAGACCCCGATGATGGAGAGAAGAAGGATTAA
- the LOC110376170 gene encoding synaptotagmin 1 isoform X3, protein MSPLLDTLLRWRREAGPETADEITTPTSKNNTSTEPPMPITSSTVPPTQESIGEKTAEIARKMNIEPWQLVAILVGVGVVVLGICFCCIRRCFRKRRSKDGKKGMKGVDLKSVQLLGSAYKEKVQPDMEELTENAEEPDDGDSKKEEQKLGKLQYKLEYDFNSNSLSVTVIQAEELPALDMGGTSDPYVKVYLLPDKKKKFETKVHRKTLSPVFNETFVFKNVPYADAMNKTLVFAIFDFDRFSKHDQIGEVKVPLCQVDLAQTIEEWRELQSVEGEGGQLGDICFSLRYVPTAGKLTVVILEAKNLKKMDVGGLSDPYVKIALMQNGKRLKKKKTSIKKCTLNPYYNESFTFEVPFEQIQKVNLVITVVDYDRIGTSEPIGKVVLGYNASGTELRHWSDMLASPRRPIAQWHTLKDPDDGEKKD, encoded by the exons ATGTCGCCGCTGCTTGATACGCTGCTGCGGTGGCGGCGCGAGGCGGGCCCCGAGACGGCGGACGAAATAACTACGCCTACATCGAAGAACAACA CAAGTACAGAACCTCCGATGCCGATAACATCGTCGACCGTGCCTCCGACGCAGGAGAGCATCGGAGAGAAGACAGCGGAGATAGCTCGCAAGATGAACATAGAACCTTGGCAGCTGGTGGCCATACTTGTCG GTGTGGGAGTGGTGGTCCTCGGAATATGCTTCTGCTGCATCAGACGGTGTTTCCGCAAGCGACGCTCCAAGGATGGCAAAAAGGGAATGAAAGGTGTCGACCTAAAATCCGTCCAGCTTCTTGGTTCCGCTTACAAGGAGAAG GTTCAGCCTGACATGGAGGAGCTCACGGAGAATGCGGAGGAACCGGATGACGGCGACTCCAAGAAAGAGGAACAGAAGCTAGGAAAACTCCAGTACAAG CTGGAATATGATTTTAACAGCAACAGTTTGTCTGTTACTGTTATTCAAGCCGAAGAACTCCCTGCCCTAGACATGGGCGGTACGTCTGACCCCTACGTTAAAGTTTACTTACTCCCTgacaagaagaagaagtttGAAACGAAAGTTCATCGGAAGACTCTAAGTCCCGTTTTCAACGAAACATTTGTGTTCAAG AACGTGCCGTACGCTGATGCGATGAACAAGACTCTTGTGTTCGCCATCTTTGACTTCGATCGGTTCTCAAAACATGACCAGATCGGTGAGGTGAAGGTGCCGCTGTGCCAGGTCGACTTGGCACAGACTATCGAGGAGTGGCGCGAGCTGCAGAGTGTTGAAGGCGAAGGGGGGCAG TTGGGAGACATTTGTTTCTCATTGCGTTATGTACCGACGGCCGGGAAACTGACAGTTGTCATTTTGGAAGCTAAGAACTTGAAGAAAATGGACGTGGGCGGTCTATCAG ATCCGTACGTAAAGATAGCACTCATGCAAAATGGCAAACGTCTCAAGAAGAAGAAAACGAGCATCAAGAAATGCACACTGAATCCCTATTACAACGAGTCATTTACTTTTGAAGTACCATTCGAACAGATACAG AAAGTTAACCTAGTGATCACCGTGGTGGACTACGATCGCATCGGCACTTCGGAGCCTATCGGCAAGGTGGTGCTGGGCTACAACGCGTCAGGCACCGAGCTCCGCCACTGGTCCGACATGCTGGCCAGCCCGAGGCGCCCCATCGCGCAATGGCACACACTCAAAGACCCCGATGATGGAGAGAAGAAGGATTAA
- the LOC110376170 gene encoding synaptotagmin 1 isoform X2 — MSPLLDTLLRWRREAGPETADEITTPTSKNNTSTEPPMPITSSTVPPTQESIGEKTAEIARKMNIEPWQLVAILVGVGVVVLGICFCCIRRCFRKRRSKDGKKGMKGVDLKSVQLLGSAYKEKPDMEELTENAEEPDDGDSKKEEQKLGKLQYKLEYDFNSNSLSVTVIQAEELPALDMGGTSDPYVKVYLLPDKKKKFETKVHRKTLSPVFNETFVFKNVPYADAMNKTLVFAIFDFDRFSKHDQIGEVKVPLCQVDLAQTIEEWRELQSVEGEGGQDNKLGDICFSLRYVPTAGKLTVVILEAKNLKKMDVGGLSDPYVKIALMQNGKRLKKKKTSIKKCTLNPYYNESFTFEVPFEQIQKVNLVITVVDYDRIGTSEPIGKVVLGYNASGTELRHWSDMLASPRRPIAQWHTLKDPDDGEKKD, encoded by the exons ATGTCGCCGCTGCTTGATACGCTGCTGCGGTGGCGGCGCGAGGCGGGCCCCGAGACGGCGGACGAAATAACTACGCCTACATCGAAGAACAACA CAAGTACAGAACCTCCGATGCCGATAACATCGTCGACCGTGCCTCCGACGCAGGAGAGCATCGGAGAGAAGACAGCGGAGATAGCTCGCAAGATGAACATAGAACCTTGGCAGCTGGTGGCCATACTTGTCG GTGTGGGAGTGGTGGTCCTCGGAATATGCTTCTGCTGCATCAGACGGTGTTTCCGCAAGCGACGCTCCAAGGATGGCAAAAAGGGAATGAAAGGTGTCGACCTAAAATCCGTCCAGCTTCTTGGTTCCGCTTACAAGGAGAAG CCTGACATGGAGGAGCTCACGGAGAATGCGGAGGAACCGGATGACGGCGACTCCAAGAAAGAGGAACAGAAGCTAGGAAAACTCCAGTACAAG CTGGAATATGATTTTAACAGCAACAGTTTGTCTGTTACTGTTATTCAAGCCGAAGAACTCCCTGCCCTAGACATGGGCGGTACGTCTGACCCCTACGTTAAAGTTTACTTACTCCCTgacaagaagaagaagtttGAAACGAAAGTTCATCGGAAGACTCTAAGTCCCGTTTTCAACGAAACATTTGTGTTCAAG AACGTGCCGTACGCTGATGCGATGAACAAGACTCTTGTGTTCGCCATCTTTGACTTCGATCGGTTCTCAAAACATGACCAGATCGGTGAGGTGAAGGTGCCGCTGTGCCAGGTCGACTTGGCACAGACTATCGAGGAGTGGCGCGAGCTGCAGAGTGTTGAAGGCGAAGGGGGGCAG GACAACAAGTTGGGAGACATTTGTTTCTCATTGCGTTATGTACCGACGGCCGGGAAACTGACAGTTGTCATTTTGGAAGCTAAGAACTTGAAGAAAATGGACGTGGGCGGTCTATCAG ATCCGTACGTAAAGATAGCACTCATGCAAAATGGCAAACGTCTCAAGAAGAAGAAAACGAGCATCAAGAAATGCACACTGAATCCCTATTACAACGAGTCATTTACTTTTGAAGTACCATTCGAACAGATACAG AAAGTTAACCTAGTGATCACCGTGGTGGACTACGATCGCATCGGCACTTCGGAGCCTATCGGCAAGGTGGTGCTGGGCTACAACGCGTCAGGCACCGAGCTCCGCCACTGGTCCGACATGCTGGCCAGCCCGAGGCGCCCCATCGCGCAATGGCACACACTCAAAGACCCCGATGATGGAGAGAAGAAGGATTAA
- the LOC110376170 gene encoding synaptotagmin 1 isoform X4, whose amino-acid sequence MSPLLDTLLRWRREAGPETADEITTPTSKNNTSTEPPMPITSSTVPPTQESIGEKTAEIARKMNIEPWQLVAILVGVGVVVLGICFCCIRRCFRKRRSKDGKKGMKGVDLKSVQLLGSAYKEKPDMEELTENAEEPDDGDSKKEEQKLGKLQYKLEYDFNSNSLSVTVIQAEELPALDMGGTSDPYVKVYLLPDKKKKFETKVHRKTLSPVFNETFVFKNVPYADAMNKTLVFAIFDFDRFSKHDQIGEVKVPLCQVDLAQTIEEWRELQSVEGEGGQLGDICFSLRYVPTAGKLTVVILEAKNLKKMDVGGLSDPYVKIALMQNGKRLKKKKTSIKKCTLNPYYNESFTFEVPFEQIQKVNLVITVVDYDRIGTSEPIGKVVLGYNASGTELRHWSDMLASPRRPIAQWHTLKDPDDGEKKD is encoded by the exons ATGTCGCCGCTGCTTGATACGCTGCTGCGGTGGCGGCGCGAGGCGGGCCCCGAGACGGCGGACGAAATAACTACGCCTACATCGAAGAACAACA CAAGTACAGAACCTCCGATGCCGATAACATCGTCGACCGTGCCTCCGACGCAGGAGAGCATCGGAGAGAAGACAGCGGAGATAGCTCGCAAGATGAACATAGAACCTTGGCAGCTGGTGGCCATACTTGTCG GTGTGGGAGTGGTGGTCCTCGGAATATGCTTCTGCTGCATCAGACGGTGTTTCCGCAAGCGACGCTCCAAGGATGGCAAAAAGGGAATGAAAGGTGTCGACCTAAAATCCGTCCAGCTTCTTGGTTCCGCTTACAAGGAGAAG CCTGACATGGAGGAGCTCACGGAGAATGCGGAGGAACCGGATGACGGCGACTCCAAGAAAGAGGAACAGAAGCTAGGAAAACTCCAGTACAAG CTGGAATATGATTTTAACAGCAACAGTTTGTCTGTTACTGTTATTCAAGCCGAAGAACTCCCTGCCCTAGACATGGGCGGTACGTCTGACCCCTACGTTAAAGTTTACTTACTCCCTgacaagaagaagaagtttGAAACGAAAGTTCATCGGAAGACTCTAAGTCCCGTTTTCAACGAAACATTTGTGTTCAAG AACGTGCCGTACGCTGATGCGATGAACAAGACTCTTGTGTTCGCCATCTTTGACTTCGATCGGTTCTCAAAACATGACCAGATCGGTGAGGTGAAGGTGCCGCTGTGCCAGGTCGACTTGGCACAGACTATCGAGGAGTGGCGCGAGCTGCAGAGTGTTGAAGGCGAAGGGGGGCAG TTGGGAGACATTTGTTTCTCATTGCGTTATGTACCGACGGCCGGGAAACTGACAGTTGTCATTTTGGAAGCTAAGAACTTGAAGAAAATGGACGTGGGCGGTCTATCAG ATCCGTACGTAAAGATAGCACTCATGCAAAATGGCAAACGTCTCAAGAAGAAGAAAACGAGCATCAAGAAATGCACACTGAATCCCTATTACAACGAGTCATTTACTTTTGAAGTACCATTCGAACAGATACAG AAAGTTAACCTAGTGATCACCGTGGTGGACTACGATCGCATCGGCACTTCGGAGCCTATCGGCAAGGTGGTGCTGGGCTACAACGCGTCAGGCACCGAGCTCCGCCACTGGTCCGACATGCTGGCCAGCCCGAGGCGCCCCATCGCGCAATGGCACACACTCAAAGACCCCGATGATGGAGAGAAGAAGGATTAA